The proteins below come from a single uncultured Carboxylicivirga sp. genomic window:
- a CDS encoding DEAD/DEAH box helicase, translating to MKFEDLKLHPAILKALKDQNYTEPTTIQAQAIPLVLKHNDVLGSAQTGTGKTAAFAIPIIQHLLNNKEEQKGKRRIKALIVTPTRELAIQIGDNFKAYSKYCNLHNTVIFGGVPQNPQIRQLRKGIDILIATPGRLLDLMDQGHISLKEIKYFVLDEADRMLDMGFIHDIKKLLLKLPKERQSLFFSATMPPKILKLSQQILVKPEKVTVNPVSSTAETIQQQLYTTNKDTKKNLLFHILANDEMKQVLMFSRTKHGADRIVRNLHNKKINSAAIHGDKNQNQRQKALKQFKEGSIRVLVATDIAARGIDIDKLRFVINYDIPNEPETYVHRIGRCGRAGEEGVAISLCEPEENAFVRDIEKLIKKKIDVVSDNPFPQTDKPMNAEEKKEFEKEKQRRKQEFFANRNKKRGDQNPKFRRKRDK from the coding sequence ATGAAATTTGAAGATTTAAAATTACATCCTGCCATTTTAAAGGCGTTAAAGGATCAGAACTATACCGAACCCACCACTATACAAGCACAGGCTATTCCGTTGGTATTAAAGCACAACGATGTACTGGGAAGTGCACAAACCGGAACCGGAAAAACAGCCGCTTTTGCTATTCCTATTATTCAGCATTTGCTTAACAATAAAGAGGAGCAAAAAGGCAAAAGACGTATTAAAGCATTAATTGTTACACCAACCCGTGAACTTGCCATTCAAATTGGCGATAATTTTAAAGCATACAGCAAATATTGTAATTTACACAATACTGTTATTTTTGGTGGAGTGCCGCAGAACCCGCAAATAAGACAGTTACGTAAAGGCATTGATATATTAATTGCAACACCCGGACGATTACTCGATTTGATGGATCAGGGACATATATCGTTAAAAGAAATTAAGTACTTTGTTTTGGATGAAGCCGATCGTATGTTAGACATGGGCTTTATTCATGATATTAAAAAGCTATTGCTTAAGTTGCCAAAAGAGCGTCAGTCCTTATTCTTTTCGGCAACTATGCCTCCTAAAATTTTAAAGCTTTCGCAACAAATATTAGTAAAGCCTGAAAAAGTAACGGTTAACCCGGTATCATCAACTGCCGAAACCATACAACAACAACTGTACACCACCAATAAAGACACGAAAAAGAATCTGCTGTTCCATATTTTGGCTAACGATGAGATGAAGCAAGTGTTGATGTTTTCGCGCACCAAGCATGGGGCCGACCGCATTGTGCGTAATTTGCACAATAAAAAAATTAACAGTGCTGCCATACATGGCGATAAAAACCAGAACCAACGTCAAAAAGCATTAAAGCAATTTAAAGAGGGTTCTATTCGTGTATTGGTAGCTACCGATATTGCTGCACGTGGTATTGATATTGACAAATTACGCTTTGTGATTAATTACGATATACCTAACGAGCCCGAAACCTATGTGCATCGAATTGGACGCTGCGGGCGGGCAGGTGAAGAAGGTGTTGCCATATCGCTGTGCGAACCCGAAGAAAATGCTTTTGTACGCGATATTGAAAAGCTGATAAAGAAAAAAATAGATGTTGTAAGCGATAATCCTTTCCCTCAGACCGACAAACCAATGAATGCCGAAGAGAAAAAGGAATTTGAGAAAGAAAAACAACGACGCAAACAAGAGTTTTTTGCCAACCGTAACAAAAAACGCGGAGATCAAAACCCTAAGTTCCGACGTAAAAGAGATAAGTAA
- a CDS encoding TonB-dependent receptor, with protein sequence MKKYISLFWVFFMAGITVCVAQTKTITGVVIEKETDMGMPGVTVVIPGTTTGTVTDMDGNFSLTIDENTATLQVSFVGMQTQMIQLDARKHYVVMLENESVGLDEVIAVAYGTTKKSSFTGAASVVKGESLTKMQSANLAKSLEGSLAGVQVTQSSGQPGSGGSIIVRGLGSISASKSPLIVLDGVPYEGSLNSIPAQDIENMSVLKDAAANSMYGARGANGVILITTKKGKSGALSINFDSRVGVNSRGVPNYDIVTDPAEYYQLSWEALRNSYLNKYGYAEAGMQASQDLIDNSLIYNVYRGVSNTELIDPFTGMINPNATETKWGNEWATVPFKTGIRQEYNLSLSGGSDMSTYYASFGYLSDEGIIDGSEFERLNARFQIDQKFGSLFKLSGNIAYTGTIQNSAAAGGASQGNLFMFTQSVAPIYPVYLYDLETGEKQYQANGQPAYDYGESTGRPFASLANPVATTKADINDNKADNLTLRGSALFNIIDGLTLTVNGAYDLYFNYMSTFMTPIGGDAQGVGGLGYKTSQRYVSTNYNQLLNYEKTIGSHTVKALLGHESKKNKNNNLSGSMANFYDPYNPEFANATSYRSLTSGYSEYVLEGYLSRLEYNFDNKYYLSGSFRRDGTSVFHPDSRWGNFWSTGASWRISQEEWMKEYAFVNDLKLRASYGTQGNDNIGTWYAYEDQYVVADIGGKPGISFNSRGNKDLTWEKSENFNVGIETFLFDKLNVSFDYFIKTTRDLLFQYQLPLSEGLPSTQWRNYLDMRNNGVELDMTVHLIKKAGLHWSVGFNALHYKNELLTLPPNKDQNGYSDGSFWRELGGSIYDFYDYKSAGVDAETGKALYYRYEYDHYNNAIITVVDNTEDASFVKTGKSSIPDVTGGVNSQVSYKNFDFSVQTAFQIGGTVMDSNYQSLMGSKVGGNYHRDMLKRWTPRNTNTDVPILSHDYNDINASSDRFYTDASYFSLRNITLGYTLGNQMLSKFHLKSARIYLTGDNLWLKSARKGLDPRQSLNGAVGFNYSAMRTMSVGLSINM encoded by the coding sequence ATGAAAAAATATATAAGTCTGTTTTGGGTCTTTTTTATGGCAGGCATCACTGTCTGTGTAGCCCAAACCAAAACAATTACCGGTGTGGTAATTGAGAAAGAAACAGATATGGGAATGCCCGGAGTAACAGTTGTTATTCCGGGAACTACCACCGGAACAGTTACTGATATGGATGGTAATTTTAGTCTTACCATTGATGAAAATACTGCCACCCTGCAGGTTAGTTTTGTGGGTATGCAAACGCAGATGATTCAGTTGGATGCCCGCAAACATTATGTAGTAATGCTCGAAAATGAATCGGTTGGCTTGGATGAGGTGATTGCAGTAGCTTACGGTACAACTAAAAAGAGTTCGTTTACCGGAGCTGCCAGTGTGGTGAAAGGTGAAAGTTTAACCAAGATGCAATCGGCCAACCTGGCAAAATCCCTTGAAGGTAGTTTGGCGGGTGTTCAGGTAACACAAAGTTCTGGTCAGCCGGGCTCAGGAGGAAGCATTATTGTGCGTGGATTAGGTTCTATTTCAGCTTCGAAATCGCCTTTGATTGTATTGGATGGAGTACCTTACGAAGGATCGCTGAATTCGATTCCGGCACAGGATATCGAAAATATGTCGGTGTTAAAAGATGCTGCAGCCAACTCAATGTATGGTGCACGTGGCGCAAACGGAGTGATACTAATAACCACTAAAAAAGGTAAGTCCGGTGCTTTGAGTATTAATTTCGATTCGAGGGTTGGAGTCAACAGCAGGGGAGTACCTAACTACGATATCGTTACTGATCCGGCTGAATACTACCAGCTAAGTTGGGAGGCATTGCGCAATAGTTATTTAAATAAATATGGATATGCCGAAGCCGGCATGCAGGCATCGCAGGATTTAATTGATAATAGCTTAATATATAATGTTTACAGGGGTGTTTCCAATACCGAATTAATCGATCCGTTTACGGGTATGATTAATCCAAATGCCACAGAAACCAAATGGGGAAACGAGTGGGCAACAGTTCCCTTTAAAACAGGTATCCGACAAGAATATAACCTTAGCTTAAGCGGAGGTAGCGATATGTCAACCTACTATGCTTCATTCGGGTATTTGTCTGACGAAGGTATTATCGACGGTTCGGAGTTTGAACGTTTAAACGCGCGTTTCCAGATTGATCAGAAGTTTGGCAGCCTGTTTAAGCTTTCCGGAAATATTGCATATACCGGTACTATTCAGAATTCGGCTGCTGCTGGTGGTGCAAGTCAGGGCAACCTGTTTATGTTTACCCAATCGGTAGCGCCTATTTATCCGGTATACTTGTATGATCTTGAAACCGGTGAGAAACAGTATCAGGCCAATGGCCAGCCGGCATACGATTATGGCGAAAGTACGGGCCGTCCTTTTGCTTCGTTAGCCAATCCGGTTGCCACAACCAAGGCCGACATCAACGATAATAAAGCCGATAACCTTACATTGCGCGGATCAGCTTTATTTAATATTATCGATGGATTAACCCTAACCGTAAACGGTGCTTACGATTTGTATTTTAATTACATGTCTACATTTATGACACCTATTGGGGGTGATGCCCAGGGCGTTGGCGGTTTAGGTTATAAAACGTCTCAGCGATATGTGTCAACAAACTACAACCAGTTATTGAACTACGAAAAAACAATTGGTTCGCATACCGTAAAGGCATTATTGGGGCATGAGTCGAAGAAGAATAAAAACAACAACCTTTCTGGTAGCATGGCTAATTTCTACGATCCGTATAACCCTGAATTTGCCAATGCTACTTCATACCGAAGTCTTACATCAGGTTATAGCGAATATGTTTTAGAAGGTTATTTAAGCCGGTTAGAATACAATTTTGATAACAAATACTATTTGTCCGGAAGTTTCCGTCGCGATGGTACATCGGTATTTCATCCCGATAGCCGCTGGGGTAATTTCTGGTCTACCGGTGCATCGTGGCGTATTAGTCAGGAAGAGTGGATGAAAGAATATGCTTTTGTAAACGATCTTAAATTACGAGCCAGTTATGGTACACAGGGTAACGATAACATTGGAACCTGGTATGCATACGAAGATCAGTATGTGGTTGCTGATATTGGTGGAAAACCGGGTATCAGCTTTAACTCAAGAGGTAATAAAGATTTAACCTGGGAGAAAAGTGAAAACTTTAATGTGGGTATCGAAACCTTTTTGTTTGATAAGCTAAATGTTAGTTTCGATTATTTTATCAAAACAACCCGTGATCTTCTTTTTCAGTATCAATTGCCTCTTTCCGAAGGCTTACCATCAACACAGTGGCGCAATTACCTTGATATGCGCAACAATGGAGTTGAGCTGGATATGACTGTTCATTTAATTAAGAAGGCTGGCTTGCACTGGAGTGTTGGTTTTAATGCTTTACATTATAAAAATGAGCTGTTGACTTTGCCGCCAAATAAGGATCAGAATGGTTATTCCGATGGCTCTTTCTGGCGCGAGTTGGGTGGCTCTATTTATGATTTCTACGATTATAAATCGGCCGGTGTGGATGCCGAAACGGGTAAGGCATTGTATTACCGATATGAGTACGATCATTATAACAATGCCATTATTACAGTGGTTGATAATACCGAAGATGCCAGTTTTGTAAAGACCGGAAAAAGCTCCATTCCGGATGTAACAGGAGGTGTAAACTCGCAAGTATCATACAAAAACTTCGACTTTTCGGTTCAAACCGCTTTTCAGATTGGCGGTACGGTAATGGATAGTAATTATCAATCACTAATGGGAAGTAAAGTGGGCGGTAATTATCACCGCGATATGCTGAAGAGATGGACGCCTCGAAATACAAATACCGATGTACCGATTTTATCACACGATTACAATGATATCAATGCTTCGTCAGATCGTTTTTATACCGATGCATCGTATTTCAGCTTGCGTAATATTACCCTGGGCTACACTTTGGGTAATCAGATGCTATCTAAATTCCATTTGAAAAGTGCTCGCATTTATCTAACCGGAGATAACCTGTGGTTGAAAAGTGCTCGCAAAGGTTTAGATCCGCGTCAGAGTTTAAACGGGGCAGTAGGCTTTAATTATTCAGCCATGAGAACAATGTCTGTAGGTTTATCAATTAACATGTAA
- a CDS encoding RagB/SusD family nutrient uptake outer membrane protein, whose translation MCRLKYIKIGLMMLVLSLASCSKDYLDTEYTTGVGENDLKEIIKDDPTKLKALVDGLYAFMVSYQDGGSHDSFNFTAVLHATDMMCQDISQPVSHYFSWDYLHQYRSAPYIRTAYNWNTFYTLIANANRIIDLVDRDTEDSFFLNCLGETYTIRGMSYLYLIQLYQEVITKETINWNKPGVPIYVADGDSISKEQREVLKGRNTVEMVLKQAEQDLLLGLKLIDGFDRSTSKRYVNSDVVHGLLARYYLLIQDWDQAAEHSQLARHGYELMSEKELKSGFLDLSNNEWIWGFDHSNETQTTLVSWFSHISNNSPGYAGILSVREIDYALYQVIPNDDVRKGLFNSPDGMSAEDSVRFESYFETAPNITQELASLKFGWANDWTQDYPYMRAAEMYLIEAEAYAHKGEYAMAAEAIRPLMENRQPGWDMNEVDVEYVYLQRRIELWGEGFSYFDLKRLYRGINRNYTNSNHSISGQISVPAGAKNWVFQIPTREIQDNVHISEGEQND comes from the coding sequence ATGTGTAGATTAAAATATATAAAAATAGGGTTGATGATGCTGGTACTATCATTGGCCTCGTGTAGCAAAGATTATTTAGATACCGAGTATACAACCGGCGTGGGAGAGAACGATTTGAAAGAAATCATTAAAGATGATCCTACCAAGTTAAAAGCACTGGTAGACGGATTGTATGCTTTTATGGTCAGTTACCAGGATGGCGGTAGTCACGACTCGTTTAATTTTACGGCTGTATTGCATGCTACCGATATGATGTGTCAGGATATTTCGCAGCCGGTCAGCCATTATTTCTCATGGGATTACCTGCACCAATATCGTTCGGCACCATACATACGCACAGCTTATAACTGGAATACATTTTATACGCTAATAGCCAATGCCAACCGAATTATCGATTTGGTTGACAGAGATACCGAGGATAGCTTTTTCTTGAATTGCCTTGGAGAGACCTACACCATAAGAGGTATGTCGTATTTGTATCTGATACAGTTATATCAGGAGGTGATAACCAAAGAAACCATTAATTGGAATAAGCCGGGTGTGCCTATATACGTTGCCGACGGAGATTCTATTTCGAAGGAACAGCGCGAAGTATTAAAAGGGCGAAATACCGTTGAAATGGTTTTAAAACAAGCTGAACAGGATCTTTTATTAGGATTGAAACTGATTGATGGATTTGACCGATCAACCAGCAAAAGATATGTTAATTCCGATGTTGTTCATGGTTTACTGGCTCGTTATTATTTATTAATTCAGGATTGGGATCAAGCAGCTGAACATTCGCAATTAGCACGACATGGCTATGAGTTAATGAGTGAGAAAGAACTGAAAAGCGGTTTTTTGGATTTAAGCAATAATGAATGGATATGGGGTTTTGATCACAGTAACGAAACGCAAACAACTCTGGTTTCGTGGTTTTCGCATATCTCCAATAACAGTCCCGGTTATGCCGGTATTCTTTCGGTTCGTGAAATAGACTATGCCTTGTATCAGGTAATACCCAATGATGATGTTCGCAAAGGCTTGTTTAATAGCCCGGATGGGATGTCGGCTGAAGACTCAGTACGTTTTGAATCCTATTTCGAAACTGCCCCGAATATTACCCAGGAGCTGGCCAGTTTAAAATTTGGCTGGGCCAACGACTGGACTCAGGATTACCCGTATATGCGTGCGGCTGAAATGTATCTGATCGAAGCAGAAGCCTACGCACACAAAGGTGAGTATGCTATGGCTGCAGAAGCCATTCGTCCATTAATGGAAAACCGTCAGCCGGGATGGGATATGAATGAGGTAGATGTAGAGTACGTTTATCTGCAACGCCGGATTGAATTATGGGGCGAGGGCTTTTCGTATTTCGATTTAAAACGCTTGTACCGCGGCATCAACCGTAATTACACCAATTCGAACCATAGTATTTCGGGACAAATAAGTGTGCCGGCAGGTGCTAAAAACTGGGTGTTTCAAATTCCAACCCGCGAAATACAGGATAATGTTCATATCAGCGAAGGCGAACAAAACGATTAA
- a CDS encoding GNAT family N-acetyltransferase, whose translation MFIKRTHSADIAFIELVKQLDADLALRDGEEHGFYAQFNKTDEIKHVVVIFNNERAVACGALKQYDEQTMEVKRMYTQPTERGNGFASLVLQELEIWAAQLGYSKCILETGIRQPEAIALYNKNGYSLIPNYGQYKTVEDSRCFEKRVK comes from the coding sequence ATGTTTATTAAAAGAACGCATTCGGCAGATATTGCCTTTATAGAGTTAGTGAAACAGTTAGATGCTGATCTGGCATTGAGAGATGGGGAAGAGCATGGTTTTTATGCTCAGTTTAATAAAACAGACGAAATAAAACATGTTGTGGTTATTTTTAATAATGAGCGAGCAGTTGCTTGTGGAGCTCTTAAACAATATGATGAGCAAACCATGGAGGTGAAGCGAATGTATACGCAACCTACCGAAAGAGGAAATGGTTTTGCATCGTTGGTTCTTCAAGAACTCGAAATTTGGGCTGCACAGTTGGGCTATTCAAAGTGTATTCTCGAAACCGGTATTCGTCAACCCGAAGCAATAGCCTTATATAATAAAAATGGCTATTCATTAATCCCTAATTATGGGCAATATAAGACGGTTGAGGATAGTAGATGTTTTGAAAAACGTGTGAAGTAA
- a CDS encoding pirin family protein, whose amino-acid sequence MNNSSIKNIKPLGFTWVTNDPFLFSVHHRDKYPKGNDELGPDASLAQRNIGQDFDPQNEWRMYHGTKVPGFPAHPHRGFETVTVVLEGFVDHSDSNGSTGRYGNGDVQWMTAGSGLQHAEMFPLVNNDKPNPLELFQIWLNLPKANKQVTPYYNMLWSEDIPKHRITDANGKSTEVTVIAGNFNQVKAPDPAPDSWAATEENNVGIWLIKMEANGTVSLPTAPADVNRAAYFYKGSEITIEDQKISSYHSVDLNVTEEVTIKNGNEDAYMLVLQGKPINEPVVQHGPFVMNDEAGIRQAFMDYQKTQFGGWPWPNYDVVQPRNQGRYAIYADGTKEVKS is encoded by the coding sequence ATGAATAATTCATCAATAAAAAACATAAAACCCTTGGGATTCACTTGGGTAACAAACGATCCTTTTTTATTCTCTGTTCATCATCGCGATAAATACCCCAAGGGTAATGATGAACTTGGACCCGATGCATCATTGGCACAACGAAATATAGGTCAGGATTTTGATCCTCAAAACGAATGGAGAATGTATCACGGTACAAAGGTGCCCGGTTTTCCGGCTCACCCGCATAGAGGATTTGAAACCGTAACGGTGGTACTCGAAGGCTTTGTTGATCATTCCGATTCTAATGGTTCTACCGGTAGATATGGTAATGGTGACGTACAATGGATGACAGCCGGATCGGGATTGCAACATGCCGAGATGTTTCCTCTAGTAAATAACGATAAACCCAATCCTTTAGAATTGTTTCAGATATGGCTTAATCTGCCAAAGGCCAATAAACAGGTTACGCCCTATTACAACATGCTGTGGTCGGAAGATATACCTAAGCACCGCATAACAGATGCAAATGGTAAAAGTACAGAAGTTACGGTTATTGCAGGTAATTTCAATCAGGTTAAAGCACCTGATCCGGCACCTGATTCATGGGCAGCCACTGAAGAAAATAACGTTGGCATTTGGTTGATTAAAATGGAAGCTAATGGTACAGTTTCCTTACCCACAGCTCCGGCTGATGTAAATCGTGCAGCATATTTTTATAAAGGTTCTGAAATAACTATTGAAGACCAAAAGATTTCCTCGTATCATTCGGTTGATCTTAATGTAACCGAAGAAGTAACCATTAAAAATGGCAATGAAGATGCCTACATGTTAGTTCTACAAGGTAAGCCCATTAACGAACCAGTTGTGCAGCACGGTCCATTTGTTATGAATGATGAAGCCGGAATAAGACAAGCATTCATGGATTATCAAAAAACACAGTTTGGTGGCTGGCCGTGGCCCAATTATGATGTGGTTCAACCTCGTAATCAAGGCAGGTATGCTATTTATGCAGATGGAACAAAAGAGGTAAAATCGTAA
- a CDS encoding MFS transporter: MKQERIPGGLRWTALLIASLAMFGNYYLYDSVAYVGKDLMDVLGFSNEDFSRLYSIYSIAAVIVLTFSGILVDRLGARLVILFTGIICTISGFVMAATDNLTVMLIGRFLLGFSAEPLIVAITVVLAKWFKGKELGFALGVNLFIARAGSYAADWSPTWAKHFYEQGWQHALLLASLIGILCGLGGIVYFILEKRASAKYTLGQGDEPDRLNIKEIFKFSPSFWFVVILCMTFYSAIFPFRGFAPTFFENAHGASSALAGQLNSMVIVASMWATPFIGLLIDKIGRRAQIMFMGSIIILPVYLLLIYSHINLFIPVTMMGIAFSLIPAVMWPSVAYIVDEKKLGTAYALMTLIQQIGVAGFVWLVGKANDISNASATNPEGYNMGMWIFSVLGIIGLIFSFLLYKTETGPKGHGLEKPSVNAA, encoded by the coding sequence ATGAAACAAGAACGAATTCCGGGCGGTTTAAGATGGACCGCCCTGCTAATTGCCAGTTTAGCAATGTTTGGCAATTATTACCTCTACGACAGTGTTGCCTATGTAGGAAAAGACTTAATGGATGTACTTGGTTTTTCAAACGAGGACTTTAGCCGATTATATTCCATATATAGCATTGCTGCTGTAATCGTACTTACCTTTAGTGGAATACTAGTTGACAGGCTTGGGGCCCGACTCGTTATACTTTTTACCGGAATAATCTGCACTATATCGGGTTTTGTAATGGCAGCTACCGATAATTTAACCGTTATGCTCATTGGTAGGTTTTTATTGGGCTTTAGTGCCGAACCTTTAATTGTGGCTATTACCGTTGTTTTGGCCAAGTGGTTTAAAGGCAAGGAACTCGGTTTTGCTTTAGGTGTTAATTTATTTATTGCACGAGCCGGATCTTATGCAGCCGACTGGTCTCCTACGTGGGCCAAACATTTTTATGAGCAAGGATGGCAACATGCTTTACTTTTAGCTAGTTTAATAGGCATATTATGTGGTTTAGGCGGTATTGTATATTTTATACTTGAAAAAAGAGCATCAGCTAAATATACTTTAGGACAAGGAGATGAGCCCGATCGTTTAAATATTAAGGAAATATTTAAATTCTCGCCTTCTTTTTGGTTTGTTGTAATACTATGCATGACTTTTTATTCAGCCATATTTCCATTCAGAGGCTTTGCCCCCACCTTTTTTGAAAATGCTCATGGTGCATCCAGCGCCTTAGCCGGACAGCTAAACAGTATGGTAATTGTTGCTTCGATGTGGGCTACTCCTTTTATTGGCTTATTGATTGATAAAATAGGACGACGAGCTCAAATTATGTTTATGGGATCGATAATAATATTACCTGTATATCTTCTTTTAATATACTCGCATATCAACCTTTTTATACCCGTTACCATGATGGGTATAGCCTTCTCATTAATTCCTGCAGTTATGTGGCCATCGGTTGCATATATTGTTGACGAAAAGAAACTGGGAACAGCATATGCTCTAATGACCTTGATACAGCAAATTGGAGTTGCCGGCTTTGTTTGGCTGGTAGGTAAAGCCAATGATATATCAAATGCTTCGGCAACCAATCCCGAAGGTTATAACATGGGGATGTGGATTTTTAGTGTTTTGGGTATTATAGGTTTAATCTTTAGCTTTTTGCTATACAAAACTGAAACGGGCCCCAAAGGCCATGGTTTGGAAAAACCTTCGGTTAATGCAGCATAA
- a CDS encoding ester cyclase: MKTNWIFRTLSLLLFVSVFAVSCKDDIDKEKEDKYKAEIEALQAELAKYAAEDANIDALLAKFDDLDFEVFTNQEWTRLHESHAEDILVHWPDGSTTTGLERHIQDLSAMFVYAPDTRIEQHPIAIGSGNITAVMGVMEGTFTEPMPIGNGQFIQPNGNSYKISMVTIGLWNDEGVMYEEYLYWDNLTYMRQLGLAE, translated from the coding sequence ATGAAAACAAATTGGATTTTCAGAACATTGAGTTTATTATTATTTGTATCTGTTTTTGCTGTAAGTTGTAAAGATGATATTGACAAAGAAAAAGAAGATAAATACAAAGCTGAAATTGAAGCACTACAAGCAGAATTAGCTAAATACGCAGCCGAAGATGCTAACATTGATGCCTTACTAGCCAAATTCGATGACCTTGATTTTGAAGTATTCACTAATCAAGAGTGGACAAGATTGCACGAAAGCCACGCTGAAGATATTTTGGTTCACTGGCCCGATGGAAGCACAACAACAGGTTTAGAGCGTCACATTCAGGATTTATCGGCTATGTTTGTTTATGCTCCGGACACACGAATTGAGCAGCATCCGATTGCAATAGGATCAGGTAATATTACTGCTGTTATGGGTGTTATGGAAGGTACTTTTACCGAGCCTATGCCAATTGGTAATGGTCAGTTTATTCAGCCAAATGGCAACTCATATAAAATATCGATGGTAACCATTGGTTTATGGAACGACGAAGGCGTAATGTATGAAGAATATTTATACTGGGATAACTTAACCTATATGCGTCAACTAGGTTTAGCAGAGTAA
- a CDS encoding acetylxylan esterase yields MKKIFSISFLLISALLNSYLHAQVTVKPDHEDGVYKKGETVSWTVSFADTSKLDSLHYMILPGALKATQENLLSLKDTVITYTFKSPESVLLKIGWKNAENKIEYAIGGAIADPQKLKLSDKKPKDFDAFWESKVEELEKVPVNAQLQKGSCDVEGVDYYKISMDNIRGSKIQGQLVKPSGGKKLPAMLVVQWAGVYPLEKDWVQYYAKEGWLVLNILAHDLPIDNEKQFYDDQFKNELKDYWMIGNEDKNESYFLRMYLSCYRAAEYLTNRDDWNGETLIVTGTSQGGMQALMTAGFFPGITACVALVPAGFDMMGPTVGRRGGWPQWYDCTWGGRDADKVHEASKYYDVANFVRNIKCPVYVGVGLIDEVCPLAGIIAGLNQLKEKNKEVMILVDSPHQNVNGSQEPFNHMRDKVWFPALKDGKRP; encoded by the coding sequence ATGAAAAAAATATTTTCCATCTCATTTCTACTAATTAGTGCGTTATTAAATAGCTACCTGCATGCACAGGTTACCGTTAAACCTGATCATGAGGACGGAGTATATAAAAAAGGTGAAACGGTTAGCTGGACAGTTAGTTTTGCTGATACGAGTAAGCTCGATTCGTTACATTACATGATATTACCCGGAGCACTGAAAGCCACACAAGAAAACCTTTTATCCTTAAAAGATACTGTGATTACTTATACATTCAAATCACCGGAATCTGTATTATTGAAGATTGGCTGGAAAAATGCGGAAAACAAAATTGAATATGCCATAGGTGGTGCCATTGCAGATCCTCAAAAACTTAAACTATCAGACAAAAAACCAAAGGATTTTGATGCCTTTTGGGAGTCAAAAGTCGAAGAGCTTGAGAAGGTACCTGTTAATGCACAACTTCAAAAAGGCTCATGCGACGTTGAAGGTGTTGATTATTATAAAATCAGCATGGATAATATTCGCGGATCAAAGATACAAGGCCAGCTTGTAAAACCTTCAGGAGGTAAAAAACTACCCGCCATGTTGGTTGTACAATGGGCAGGTGTCTATCCGCTCGAAAAAGATTGGGTGCAATACTATGCGAAAGAAGGTTGGTTGGTTTTGAATATTCTTGCTCACGATCTACCCATCGACAACGAAAAACAGTTTTACGACGATCAGTTTAAAAACGAGTTGAAAGATTATTGGATGATTGGTAATGAAGATAAAAACGAAAGCTATTTTCTTCGTATGTACCTTTCGTGCTATCGTGCGGCTGAATATTTAACTAACCGAGATGATTGGAATGGAGAAACGTTAATTGTTACCGGGACTTCGCAAGGTGGTATGCAAGCCTTAATGACAGCTGGATTTTTCCCAGGCATTACCGCATGTGTTGCATTGGTTCCTGCAGGTTTCGATATGATGGGACCAACTGTTGGCAGAAGAGGCGGATGGCCACAATGGTACGATTGTACCTGGGGAGGACGCGATGCTGATAAGGTACATGAAGCCAGCAAATATTACGATGTTGCCAACTTTGTCCGCAATATTAAATGTCCGGTTTATGTGGGGGTTGGTTTAATCGACGAAGTATGTCCACTGGCTGGAATTATTGCCGGACTAAATCAATTAAAAGAAAAGAATAAAGAAGTAATGATATTGGTTGATTCACCTCATCAAAACGTGAATGGATCACAAGAACCATTTAATCATATGAGAGATAAAGTATGGTTTCCTGCTTTAAAAGATGGGAAGCGACCATAA